Proteins encoded in a region of the Methylosinus trichosporium OB3b genome:
- a CDS encoding TonB-dependent siderophore receptor: MGATALVTAMSAFAFGGANDARAHAQLPEREIVEIVRAYSIPAGRMSTALNRLADASGVLIVYDTALTRSVTTRGLNGARTLNAALEELLSGTRLGYDVAADGKTVMIVLAQNDTGVRSDAGAETLPTIDIGAEQNAPGARNGGGRGRGAGDPSRETGYTRSATTSATRTQTPLIDTPQSVQIVPREVIRDRQILNVLEAVQNVSGVQADNSGIFYDNFLIRGFSSGYGRSYRNGLRVDGTGGTVDMAFTDRVEVVKGPASMLYGRIEPGGFVNVVTKRPQEEFAASLDTQFGSWGVSRSIADVTGPVDAEKTVLYRLMGVYDRADSFVNFDHRNNGAAALYLTFRPTENFEANVQFEHYEQMQTIRPGQIPVNLGVSDQPANLPRRFNHADNESWAQFPYVVHRTVYAFDWTWRFADEWKVTNAFHYIDAHENQNAIYSTGFDGSTLSRGFYAGVVKRYQLSTNLNLIGEVDTGPVHHALLAGVDWFHYGDDWPSTAYSSFPSINVWAPSYGGVGPLMHSAADNARNNTLWASRWRNFGAYVQDQISFLDDRVHLLLGGRYDKAEESYGTTYGGNWESCYPFCSPYPLKSNPDTTPLSPRAGLLVKLDLDTSVYGSYTRSAGTNNGRSAAGDMYPPERGLQWEVGVKRLWMDGRLSTSLALFDLRKKNVLQPDPINPAFSLAVGEVTSRGIEFDIAGQITDNLSVIGSYTFNSVKITDDNDNGNVGKRYYGAAPNVGNLWVKWDTAPGAREGFEFGAGFYAMDRRYGSNDNSWYMPAYVKFDTMAAYRTVVDGHDVTFRFNVKNIGDERYFVNSNGYDSAQYGAPRTFLGQVSFKW; encoded by the coding sequence ATGGGCGCGACGGCCCTGGTGACGGCGATGAGCGCATTCGCTTTCGGCGGCGCGAACGACGCGCGCGCCCATGCGCAATTGCCCGAGCGCGAGATCGTGGAGATCGTGCGCGCCTATTCGATTCCCGCCGGACGCATGTCGACGGCGCTGAACCGCCTCGCGGATGCGAGCGGCGTGCTGATCGTCTATGACACGGCGCTGACGCGATCGGTCACGACGCGCGGCCTCAATGGCGCGCGCACGCTGAACGCGGCGCTCGAAGAGCTGCTGTCCGGCACGCGCCTCGGCTATGACGTCGCCGCCGACGGCAAGACCGTGATGATCGTCCTCGCGCAGAACGACACCGGCGTTCGCAGCGACGCGGGCGCCGAGACGCTGCCGACGATCGACATCGGCGCCGAGCAGAACGCGCCCGGCGCGCGCAATGGCGGCGGCCGCGGGCGCGGCGCCGGCGATCCTTCCCGCGAGACCGGCTATACGCGCTCCGCGACCACCAGCGCGACGCGAACGCAAACGCCGCTGATCGACACGCCGCAATCGGTGCAGATCGTGCCGCGCGAGGTCATTCGCGATCGGCAGATTCTCAACGTGCTGGAGGCGGTGCAGAACGTCTCCGGCGTGCAGGCGGACAATTCCGGAATCTTCTACGACAATTTCCTCATCCGCGGCTTCAGCAGCGGCTATGGGCGCAGCTATCGCAACGGCCTGCGCGTCGATGGAACCGGAGGCACGGTCGACATGGCTTTCACCGATCGCGTCGAGGTGGTGAAAGGACCCGCCTCCATGCTCTATGGACGCATCGAGCCCGGCGGCTTCGTCAATGTCGTCACCAAGCGGCCGCAGGAAGAATTCGCGGCGTCGCTCGACACGCAATTCGGCAGCTGGGGCGTCTCGCGCAGCATCGCCGATGTGACCGGGCCGGTCGACGCCGAGAAGACCGTTCTCTATCGGCTGATGGGCGTCTATGATCGCGCCGATTCTTTCGTGAATTTCGATCATCGCAACAATGGCGCGGCGGCGCTCTATCTCACCTTTCGTCCGACCGAGAATTTCGAAGCCAATGTGCAGTTCGAGCATTACGAGCAGATGCAGACGATCCGGCCAGGACAGATACCGGTCAATTTGGGCGTCAGCGACCAGCCCGCCAATCTTCCTCGGCGCTTCAATCATGCGGACAATGAATCCTGGGCTCAGTTCCCCTATGTCGTTCATCGCACCGTCTACGCCTTCGACTGGACGTGGCGCTTCGCCGACGAATGGAAGGTGACGAACGCCTTTCATTATATCGACGCGCATGAGAATCAGAACGCGATCTATTCGACGGGATTCGACGGCTCCACTTTGTCTCGCGGCTTCTATGCCGGTGTCGTGAAGCGCTATCAGCTGTCGACGAATCTCAATCTCATCGGCGAGGTCGACACGGGGCCGGTCCATCACGCCCTCCTCGCTGGCGTCGACTGGTTCCATTATGGCGACGACTGGCCGAGCACGGCCTATTCGTCGTTCCCGTCGATCAACGTGTGGGCGCCGTCCTATGGCGGCGTGGGGCCGCTGATGCATTCGGCGGCCGACAACGCCCGCAACAACACGCTGTGGGCCAGCCGATGGCGCAATTTCGGAGCCTATGTCCAGGACCAGATCAGCTTTCTCGATGATCGCGTGCATCTTCTGCTCGGCGGCCGCTACGACAAGGCCGAGGAAAGCTATGGCACGACTTATGGCGGCAATTGGGAGAGCTGCTATCCCTTCTGCTCGCCCTATCCGCTGAAGAGCAATCCGGACACGACGCCACTGTCGCCGCGCGCCGGACTTCTCGTCAAGCTCGATCTCGACACCTCGGTCTATGGCAGCTACACGCGCTCGGCCGGCACGAACAACGGCCGCAGCGCCGCCGGGGACATGTACCCGCCGGAGCGCGGCCTGCAATGGGAGGTCGGCGTCAAGAGGCTGTGGATGGACGGGCGCCTGTCGACGAGCCTCGCTCTGTTCGATCTGCGCAAGAAGAATGTGCTTCAGCCCGATCCGATCAATCCCGCTTTCTCTCTCGCCGTCGGCGAGGTGACGAGCCGCGGGATCGAATTCGACATCGCCGGCCAGATCACCGACAATTTGAGCGTCATCGGCAGCTACACCTTCAATTCGGTGAAGATCACCGACGACAATGACAATGGCAATGTCGGCAAGCGCTATTACGGCGCCGCGCCCAATGTCGGCAATCTCTGGGTGAAATGGGACACGGCGCCCGGCGCGCGCGAAGGCTTCGAGTTCGGCGCCGGCTTCTATGCGATGGACCGCCGCTACGGCAGCAACGACAACAGCTGGTATATGCCGGCTTATGTGAAATTCGACACGATGGCCGCCTATCGCACAGTCGTGGACGGGCATGATGTGACCTTCCGCTTCAATGTGAAGAACATCGGCGACGAACGCTATTTCGTGAACAGCAATGGCTACGACTCGGCCCAATATGGCGCGCCGCGCACCTTCCTCGGCCAAGTGAGCTTCAAATGGTGA
- a CDS encoding PepSY-associated TM helix domain-containing protein, whose product MIDATPGDARARPAPSWRKKWRKLWLDIHLYIGLVAGAMLVVIGVTGSILVFWHEVDAWLDPQMRVVAARPGGAAAFTTLETIEQAMMAATPPGGRITHVWTPRDERSCYLFYYDLDGDTRRFCIDPYDATKMADRLYYSKESPFRHALMGFLFQLHWSLLLSDLADDGGVIVGVAAILLMVSTLAGLYLWWPAPGKWRSALTLKRGARAERLNYDLHKLGGVYSAAVLLSVLMSGLYMNLPTPFLWIVDHVAPLTEGGRVPSLSEPAAGRPSIGFPAAVAAAVARSPQGHVERVDFPGDAQGAFTVYLNDVTGVGPFIRSRTLTVDRYSAAVLRVHDVTQGTAGDAFLRWQWPLHSGQAFGMTGRLMVLASGLLCPLLFVTGLIRWLQKRRARRATRR is encoded by the coding sequence ATGATCGATGCGACACCCGGCGACGCGCGCGCGCGTCCCGCCCCGTCATGGCGTAAGAAATGGCGCAAGCTCTGGCTCGACATTCACCTCTACATCGGCCTCGTCGCCGGCGCGATGCTGGTGGTCATCGGCGTCACCGGCAGCATTCTCGTGTTCTGGCACGAGGTCGACGCTTGGCTCGATCCGCAAATGCGCGTCGTCGCGGCGCGTCCCGGCGGCGCGGCCGCTTTTACGACGCTGGAGACGATCGAGCAGGCAATGATGGCCGCGACGCCGCCGGGCGGACGCATCACCCATGTGTGGACGCCGCGCGATGAGCGCTCCTGCTATCTCTTCTATTATGATCTCGACGGCGACACGCGCCGATTCTGCATCGATCCTTATGATGCGACGAAGATGGCGGATCGACTCTATTATTCGAAGGAGAGCCCGTTCCGCCATGCGCTGATGGGCTTTCTGTTCCAGTTGCACTGGTCGCTGCTGCTCAGCGATCTCGCCGACGACGGCGGCGTCATCGTCGGCGTCGCGGCGATTCTGCTGATGGTCTCGACGCTCGCCGGTCTCTACCTGTGGTGGCCGGCGCCGGGTAAATGGAGGTCGGCGCTCACCTTGAAACGTGGCGCGCGCGCGGAGCGGCTCAATTACGATCTTCACAAGCTCGGCGGCGTCTATTCCGCCGCCGTGCTGCTCTCCGTGCTGATGTCCGGCCTCTATATGAACTTGCCGACGCCCTTCCTCTGGATCGTCGATCATGTCGCGCCTCTGACCGAGGGCGGGCGCGTCCCGAGCCTGTCCGAGCCGGCGGCGGGACGTCCGAGCATCGGCTTTCCGGCGGCGGTGGCGGCCGCGGTCGCGCGCTCGCCGCAGGGACATGTCGAGCGGGTCGATTTTCCGGGCGACGCGCAGGGCGCCTTCACCGTCTATCTGAACGATGTGACCGGCGTCGGCCCCTTCATCCGCTCGCGCACTTTGACCGTGGATCGCTATTCGGCGGCGGTCCTGCGGGTCCACGACGTCACGCAGGGCACGGCCGGCGACGCCTTTCTCCGCTGGCAATGGCCGCTCCACTCGGGACAGGCGTTCGGCATGACCGGGCGCCTGATGGTGCTCGCGAGCGGCCTCCTCTGCCCGCTCCTCTTCGTCACCGGCCTCATTCGCTGGCTGCAGAAGCGGCGGGCGCGCCGCGCCACGCGCCGGTGA
- a CDS encoding aldo/keto reductase — MAEKTSALESISIDGLPVPASRIALGTWAIGGWMWGGSDERAAIATIHAALDHGVTLIDTAPVYGFGRAEEIVGKALAEGGRRQRALIATKVGLDWRDGKPFRNASRARIETEVEDSLRRLRTDAIDLYQLHWPDPATPIEETAAGMEALRKAGKIRAIGVSNLSPAQMDAFRAVAPLQTAQPPYNLFERGIEADVLPYCTRERIVTLCYGALCRGLLAGTITEETRFEGDDLRRRDPKFQAPRRAHYLDAVARLDQFARDNYGKRVIHLALRFVLDTAWTNIALWGARRPEQLAPIAEISGWRLDEAAMRAIDAILAETIVDPVGPEFMAPPPRGEG, encoded by the coding sequence ATGGCGGAGAAGACATCGGCGCTGGAGAGCATATCGATCGACGGGCTGCCCGTGCCGGCGTCGCGCATCGCGCTCGGCACTTGGGCGATCGGCGGCTGGATGTGGGGCGGCAGCGACGAGCGCGCGGCGATCGCCACGATCCATGCGGCGCTCGATCATGGCGTCACGCTGATCGACACGGCGCCGGTCTATGGCTTCGGCCGCGCCGAAGAGATCGTCGGCAAGGCGCTCGCCGAGGGCGGGCGCCGCCAGCGCGCGCTCATCGCCACCAAGGTCGGGCTCGATTGGCGGGACGGCAAGCCGTTCCGCAACGCCAGCCGCGCGCGGATCGAGACCGAGGTCGAGGATTCGCTGCGGCGTCTGCGCACGGATGCGATCGATCTCTATCAGCTCCACTGGCCGGACCCAGCGACGCCGATAGAGGAGACGGCGGCGGGGATGGAGGCGCTGCGCAAGGCGGGAAAAATCCGCGCCATCGGCGTCAGCAATCTCTCGCCCGCGCAGATGGACGCGTTTCGCGCCGTGGCCCCGCTGCAGACGGCGCAGCCGCCCTATAATTTGTTCGAGCGCGGAATCGAGGCCGATGTGCTGCCCTATTGCACGCGCGAGCGCATCGTCACGCTCTGCTATGGCGCTCTGTGCCGCGGTCTGCTCGCCGGAACGATCACCGAGGAAACCCGCTTCGAGGGCGATGATCTGAGACGACGCGATCCGAAGTTCCAGGCGCCGCGCCGCGCGCATTATCTCGACGCCGTCGCCCGGCTCGATCAATTCGCTCGGGATAATTACGGCAAGCGCGTTATTCATCTCGCGCTGCGCTTCGTGCTCGACACGGCCTGGACCAATATTGCGCTCTGGGGCGCCCGCCGGCCCGAGCAATTGGCGCCCATCGCCGAAATTTCCGGCTGGCGCCTGGACGAGGCGGCGATGCGGGCGATCGACGCGATTCTGGCCGAGACAATCGTCGATCCGGTGGGGCCGGAGTTCATGGCCCCGCCGCCGCGCGGCGAAGGGTGA
- a CDS encoding fumarylacetoacetate hydrolase family protein, producing the protein MKLASLRGGRDGRLVVVSTDLTRATEAAAVAPTLQAALDDWAQAAPRLAELAEALEAGLVPEIRFRERDCLSPLPRAFQWADGSAYVNHVALVRKARGAEMPPSFWNDPLIYQGGSDGFLAPHAPIPFLDEKYGLDLEAEVAVVTDDAPLGVAAGAALGHVALVMLVNDVTLRGLTASELAKGFGFFQSKPASSFSPVAVTPDELGAAWSGGKLALPLLSFVNDAPLGRPDAGCDMTFDFGALIAHAARTRALAAGSIIGSGTVSNRAADGGPGRPIAEGGLGYSCIAEQRVVETLRGGAPRTPFLKPGDRVRIEMRDAAGRSIFGAIEQAVAARGA; encoded by the coding sequence ATGAAACTCGCTTCGCTGCGCGGCGGCCGTGACGGACGGCTGGTCGTCGTCTCGACCGATCTGACCCGCGCGACAGAAGCGGCGGCCGTCGCGCCCACTCTACAGGCCGCGCTCGACGATTGGGCGCAGGCGGCGCCGCGCCTGGCCGAGCTCGCCGAGGCGCTGGAGGCGGGGCTCGTTCCGGAAATTCGTTTTCGCGAGCGGGATTGCTTGTCGCCGCTGCCGCGCGCCTTTCAATGGGCGGACGGCTCGGCCTATGTGAATCACGTCGCTCTGGTGCGCAAGGCGCGCGGCGCCGAGATGCCGCCGTCCTTCTGGAACGATCCGCTGATCTATCAGGGCGGCTCCGACGGTTTTCTCGCCCCGCATGCGCCCATTCCCTTTCTCGACGAGAAATATGGGCTCGATCTCGAGGCCGAGGTCGCCGTCGTCACCGATGACGCGCCGCTCGGCGTGGCGGCCGGGGCGGCGCTCGGCCATGTCGCGCTGGTGATGCTGGTCAACGACGTCACTCTGCGCGGGCTCACCGCGAGCGAGCTCGCCAAGGGCTTCGGCTTTTTTCAGTCGAAGCCGGCCTCATCCTTCTCGCCGGTGGCGGTGACGCCGGACGAGCTCGGCGCCGCCTGGAGCGGCGGCAAGCTGGCGCTGCCGCTGCTCTCCTTCGTCAATGACGCGCCGCTCGGGCGGCCCGACGCCGGCTGCGACATGACCTTCGACTTCGGCGCGCTGATCGCTCATGCGGCGCGGACGCGCGCGCTCGCGGCGGGCTCGATCATCGGCTCCGGCACAGTGTCGAACCGCGCCGCCGACGGCGGGCCGGGCCGGCCGATCGCGGAAGGCGGGCTCGGCTATTCCTGCATCGCCGAGCAGCGCGTCGTCGAAACCCTGCGCGGCGGCGCGCCGCGCACGCCCTTTTTGAAGCCGGGCGACAGAGTGCGGATCGAGATGCGCGACGCGGCCGGCCGCTCGATCTTCGGGGCGATAGAGCAGGCGGTTGCGGCGCGAGGGGCGTGA
- the hmgA gene encoding homogentisate 1,2-dioxygenase, producing the protein MTSAYLSGFGNEFASEALPGALPPGQNSPQRCPYKLYAEQISGSAFTAPRGANLRSWLYRIRPSVRHFGRFERIEIPLWRSAPARESDLPIGQYRWDPPPMPLGDLCFVEGVRSMTTAGDVDSRRGVSIGFYFATRSMIDDYFTDADGELMILPQEGALRLATEFGRLEVAPGEICVIPRGVKFRAELAGAAARGYVCENYGAPFTLPWRGPIGANGLAEARDFLAPVAAFEDEQTPSRLTVKWGGGFFACSLDHSPLDVVAWRGNLAPYKYDLARFSPVGSILFDHPDPSIFTVLTSPSGEPGVADIDLAIFPERWLVAEHSFRPPWFHVNLMSEFMGLIHGRYDAKQSGFAPGGASLHGAMLPHGPDAEAFERATRETLAPAKLEGTLAFMLETRLPQHLTSYAATLPTLQKDYADCWSGLPRRFDGAP; encoded by the coding sequence ATGACCTCCGCCTATCTCTCCGGCTTCGGCAATGAATTCGCGAGCGAGGCGCTGCCCGGCGCTCTGCCGCCCGGCCAGAACTCGCCGCAGCGCTGCCCTTATAAGCTCTATGCGGAGCAGATTTCCGGCTCCGCCTTCACCGCGCCGCGCGGCGCCAATCTGCGCTCCTGGCTCTATCGCATTCGCCCCTCGGTGCGTCATTTCGGCCGCTTCGAGCGCATCGAGATCCCCTTGTGGCGCAGCGCGCCGGCGCGCGAGAGCGATCTGCCGATCGGGCAATATCGCTGGGACCCGCCGCCCATGCCGCTCGGCGATCTTTGCTTCGTCGAAGGCGTGCGCAGCATGACCACGGCCGGCGACGTCGATTCGCGGCGCGGCGTTTCGATCGGCTTCTATTTCGCGACTCGCTCGATGATCGACGATTATTTCACCGACGCCGACGGCGAGCTGATGATCCTGCCGCAAGAGGGCGCGCTGCGCCTCGCCACCGAATTCGGCCGGCTCGAGGTCGCGCCGGGCGAAATCTGCGTCATTCCGCGCGGGGTGAAATTCCGCGCCGAGCTCGCCGGCGCCGCGGCGCGCGGCTATGTCTGCGAAAATTACGGCGCGCCCTTCACGCTGCCCTGGCGCGGGCCGATCGGAGCCAATGGCCTCGCCGAGGCGCGCGACTTTCTCGCGCCCGTCGCCGCCTTCGAGGACGAGCAGACGCCCTCCCGGCTCACGGTGAAATGGGGCGGCGGCTTCTTCGCCTGCAGCCTCGATCATTCGCCGCTCGACGTCGTCGCCTGGCGCGGCAATCTCGCGCCTTACAAATATGATCTGGCGCGCTTCTCGCCGGTCGGCTCGATCCTCTTCGATCATCCCGATCCGTCGATCTTCACCGTGCTGACCTCGCCCTCCGGCGAGCCTGGCGTCGCCGACATCGATCTCGCGATCTTTCCCGAGCGCTGGCTCGTCGCCGAGCACAGCTTTCGTCCGCCCTGGTTCCACGTCAATTTGATGAGCGAATTCATGGGGCTCATTCATGGGCGCTATGACGCCAAGCAGAGCGGCTTTGCGCCGGGCGGCGCCTCGCTGCATGGCGCCATGCTGCCGCATGGACCGGACGCCGAGGCCTTCGAGCGAGCGACGCGCGAGACGCTGGCCCCGGCGAAGCTCGAGGGGACGCTCGCCTTCATGCTGGAGACGCGCCTGCCGCAGCATCTCACCTCTTACGCAGCGACTCTGCCGACGCTGCAGAAGGATTACGCCGACTGCTGGTCGGGCCTGCCGCGCCGCTTCGACGGCGCGCCATAG
- the hppD gene encoding 4-hydroxyphenylpyruvate dioxygenase produces the protein MKPSLEAGAPRVSDDNPMGTDGFEFVEFAHPEPAALAALFEQMGFVAVARHRSKDVTLYRQGDVNYVLNAEPDSFAAAFARAHGPSACAMGFRVKDAAFAFGRALDMGATAAQTKIGPMELNIPAIVGVGGALVYLVDRYGETGSIFDVDFRWTATRDPHPQGVGLTTLDHLTHNVYRGHMDEWAGWYERFFAFRQIRYFDIEGKLTGLHSRAMTSPCGKIRIPINESADDKSQIEEYLAAYRGEGIQHIACACDDIYATVTALRARGLDFMPAPPVSYYQRIDERLPGHGEPVETLRELGLLIDGAGGARPRLLLQIFSKTVIGPIFFEFIQRKGDEGFGEGNFRALFQSIEDDQLKRGVLKEAAR, from the coding sequence ATGAAGCCTTCTCTCGAAGCTGGAGCGCCGCGCGTTTCCGACGACAATCCGATGGGAACGGATGGCTTCGAATTCGTCGAATTCGCGCATCCCGAGCCCGCCGCGCTCGCGGCTCTGTTCGAGCAGATGGGCTTTGTCGCCGTCGCGCGCCATCGCTCCAAGGATGTGACGCTCTATCGCCAGGGCGATGTGAATTACGTGCTGAATGCGGAGCCCGACAGCTTCGCCGCCGCTTTCGCGCGCGCTCACGGCCCTTCGGCCTGCGCCATGGGCTTTCGTGTGAAGGACGCGGCCTTCGCCTTCGGTCGCGCGCTCGACATGGGCGCGACAGCGGCGCAGACAAAGATCGGGCCGATGGAGCTGAATATTCCGGCGATCGTCGGCGTTGGCGGCGCGCTCGTCTATCTCGTCGACCGCTATGGCGAGACCGGCTCGATCTTCGACGTCGATTTCCGCTGGACCGCGACGCGCGATCCGCATCCGCAGGGCGTCGGCCTCACGACGCTCGATCATCTGACGCATAATGTCTATCGCGGCCATATGGACGAATGGGCCGGATGGTACGAGCGCTTCTTCGCTTTCCGGCAGATTCGCTATTTCGACATAGAGGGCAAGCTCACCGGCCTGCATTCGCGAGCCATGACCAGCCCTTGCGGGAAGATACGCATTCCCATCAATGAGAGCGCCGACGACAAGAGCCAGATCGAGGAATATCTTGCGGCCTACAGAGGCGAGGGGATTCAGCACATCGCCTGCGCTTGCGACGACATCTACGCTACGGTGACGGCGCTGCGCGCGCGCGGGCTCGATTTCATGCCGGCGCCGCCCGTCTCCTATTATCAGCGCATCGACGAACGTCTGCCCGGACATGGCGAGCCGGTCGAGACGCTGCGCGAGCTCGGCCTTCTGATCGACGGAGCCGGCGGCGCTCGTCCGCGGCTGCTGCTGCAGATTTTCTCCAAGACGGTGATCGGGCCGATCTTCTTCGAATTCATCCAGCGCAAGGGCGACGAGGGCTTCGGCGAAGGCAATTTCCGCGCCTTGTTCCAATCGATCGAGGACGATCAGCTGAAACGCGGCGTGCTGAAGGAGGCGGCGCGATGA
- the maiA gene encoding maleylacetoacetate isomerase, producing MKLYDYFRSSAAYRVRIALALKGLEVERVFVHLARGEQRLPAFLAKNPQGLAPALELDDGTVLTQSLAIIEYLDTLTPSPRLVPADPLRAAKVRGVALAIACDIHPLNNRRVLDYLRGRLGQSEEAVDLWVRHWALTGGLEAIERLVEPGPYCFGAEPTLADVCLIPQMFAARRFATPLAALPKLLAIEAHCAAHPAFAAAHPARQPDAE from the coding sequence ATGAAGCTCTATGATTACTTTCGCTCCTCGGCCGCCTATCGGGTGCGAATCGCGCTGGCGTTGAAAGGGCTCGAGGTCGAGCGCGTCTTCGTGCATCTCGCGCGCGGCGAGCAGCGCCTCCCCGCCTTTCTCGCAAAGAACCCGCAAGGGCTCGCGCCGGCGCTCGAGCTCGATGACGGAACCGTGCTCACGCAATCGCTGGCGATCATCGAATATCTCGACACGCTCACGCCCTCGCCGCGCCTCGTTCCGGCAGATCCCTTGCGCGCAGCCAAGGTGCGCGGCGTCGCTCTCGCCATCGCATGCGACATTCATCCGCTCAATAATCGCCGCGTGCTCGATTATCTGCGCGGGCGCCTCGGCCAGAGCGAGGAGGCGGTCGATCTATGGGTCCGCCATTGGGCGCTGACAGGCGGGCTGGAGGCGATCGAGCGCCTCGTCGAGCCGGGGCCTTATTGTTTCGGCGCCGAGCCGACGCTCGCCGACGTCTGCCTCATTCCGCAAATGTTCGCGGCCCGCCGCTTCGCGACGCCGCTCGCCGCTCTGCCGAAGCTGCTCGCCATAGAAGCCCATTGCGCCGCGCATCCGGCCTTCGCCGCGGCGCATCCGGCGCGGCAGCCGGATGCAGAGTGA